A single region of the Triticum dicoccoides isolate Atlit2015 ecotype Zavitan chromosome 2B, WEW_v2.0, whole genome shotgun sequence genome encodes:
- the LOC119361512 gene encoding UPF0481 protein At3g47200-like, with protein MVTETSWECSDLSDAINIIGRERRPAPLARRDVIEDSDSDSDSDSDSDNLDMMEMGRRRTMDAKTWRKTAREFESDFARVDFRIHRFPTSLRDLGSRYIVPKVVAIGPYHRGSEHLKEMEKVKHVAAYHYILDCQANLKDGFSYEAMKAGVLSVIDDARGFYADVTATAAIGDAEFADMLFLDGCFLLQYMRMLYNRRLLYSSLLCCFDSNQVCISNDIMLLENQLPWMVLQALMKFLDTEKTVMKGVARMGRTLQLRWGESNNRRCKLRSYVPPHLLGLLRFYKTGCKTIEPGQSIFDEAIRRPVSKTVSAAELAEMGITITTSKTRELGDMGIRKRPLFSQIFVAPLLLDEMRSCWLVNMAAFEVCIATDFLSSTEMPVVCSYLAVLAMLMDREEDVHRLRSKHVVQGELTNKQTLDFFKSLIKHISGGPLYIELWEDIEEYRAKRWMWIKVHKFVYRNYKTIAALLSC; from the coding sequence ATGGTGACAGAAACCTCATGGGAGTGCAGCGATCTCAGCGACGCTATTAATATTATTGGAAGGGAGCGACGTCCGGCGCCGCTAGCTCGACGTGATGTGATTGAGGATAGTGATAGTGATAGTGATAGTGATAGTGATAGTGATAATCTCGACATGATGGAGATGGGAAGAAGAAGAACCATGGATGCCAAGACATGGAGAAAAACAGCACGAGAGTTTGAGTCTGATTTCGCCCGAGTGGACTTCAGAATCCATAGATTCCCCACGAGCCTACGAGACCTGGGCTCAAGGTACATTGTCCCCAAGGTGGTGGCCATCGGCCCTTACCATCGAGGCTCGGAGCATCTCAAGGAGATGGAGAAGGTGAAGCACGTGGCTGCGTACCACTACATCTTGGATTGCCAGGCGAATCTCAAAGACGGCTTCTCGTATGAGGCAATGAAAGCGGGGGTCCTTTCTGTAATAGATGATGCCCGCGGCTTCTACGCCGACGTGACGGCAACAGCGGCTATCGGTGATGCTGAGTTTGCGGACATGTTGTTTCTTGACGGTTGCTTCTTGCTGCAGTATATGCGCATGCTTTACAACCGTAGACTTTTGTATTCGTCGTTGCTGTGCTGTTTCGATTCAAATCAAGTTTGCATCAGCAATGACATAATGCTGCTGGAGAACCAGCTGCCATGGATGGTGCTGCAGGCCCTCATGAAGTTCCTAGATACCGAGAAGACAGTTATGAAGGGAGTTGCCAGGATGGGACGCACACTGCAGCTCCGTTGGGGAGAGAGTAATAACAGAAGATGTAAATTGCGTAGCTACGTGCCGCCACATCTCCTTGGCCTCCTCCGGTTCTACAAAACAGGATGCAAGACTATTGAACCAGGACAGTCCATATTTGATGAAGCTATCAGGCGGCCAGTTTCAAAAACTGTTAGTGCTGCCGAGCTTGCAGAGATGGGCATAACAATCACAACTAGCAAGACAAGAGAGCTCGGGGACATGGGTATCAGGAAAAGACCCCTCTTCAGTCAGATCTTCGTGGCGCCACTATTGTTGGACGAAATGAGGTCATGCTGGCTCGTCAACATGGCGGCTTTCGAGGTATGCATCGCTACAGACTTTTTGAGCTCCACTGAAATGCCGGTCGTCTGCTCTTACCTTGCTGTCCTCGCAATGCTCATGGATCGAGAGGAGGACGTGCACAGGCTGCGATCAAAGCATGTCGTGCAAGGAGAACTCACCAACAAGCAAACGCTTGACTTCTTCAAGAGCCTCATCAAGCACATTAGTGGCGGCCCACTCTACATTGAACTCTGGGAAGATATAGAGGAATACAGGGCCAAGAGGTGGATGTGGATCAAGGTGCACAAGTTTGTTTACAGAAACTACAAAACCATCGCTGCACTGCTCTCCtgttag